In Puntigrus tetrazona isolate hp1 unplaced genomic scaffold, ASM1883169v1 S000001111, whole genome shotgun sequence, a single genomic region encodes these proteins:
- the mob1bb gene encoding MOB kinase activator 1Bb yields MSFLFGNRSSKTFKPKKNIPEGSHQYELLKHAEATLGSGNLRMAVMLPNGEDLNEWVAVNTVDFFNQINMLYGTITDFCSEDSCPVMSAGPKYEYHWADGTNIKKPIKCSAPKYIDYLMTWVQDQLDDETLFPSKIGVPFPKNFMSVAKTILKRLFRVYAHIYHQHFDAVMQLQEEAHLNTSFKHFIFFVQEFNLIDRKELAPLQELIEKLTTKDR; encoded by the exons ATGAGCTTCTTATT CGGCAACCGTTCGTCTAAGACGTTTAAGCCAAAGAAGAATATTCCGGAAGGCTCTCACCAGTATGAGCTGCTCAAGCACGCCGAAGCCACGCTGGGCAGCGGTAACCTGCGTATGGCCGTCATGCTTCCCAACGGAGAAGATCTCAACGAATGGGTGGCCGTCAACA CGGTGGACTTCTTTAACCAGATTAACATGCTGTATGGCACCATCACTGATTTCTGCTCGGAGGACAGCTGTCCGGTCATGTCTGCTGGACCAAA ATATGAGTATCATTGGGCGGATGGGACCAACATTAAGAAGCCTATTAAGTGCTCGGCTCCCAAGTACATCGATTATCTGATGACGTGGGTTCAAGACCAGCTGGATGACGAGACCCTGTTTCCTTCTAAAATAG GTGTTCCCTTCCCCAAGAACTTCATGTCTGTGGCCAAGACCATCCTGAAGCGTTTGTTCAGAGTTTATGCTCATATATATCATCAACACTTTGACGCGGTCATGCAGCTTCAGGAGGAAGCTCATCTTAACACGTCTTTCAAACACTTCATCTTCTTTGTACAG GAGTTTAACTTGATCGACCGTAAGGAGCTGGCACCTCTTCAAGAGCTCATCGAGAAACTCACTACAAAAGACAGATAA